A genomic stretch from Telopea speciosissima isolate NSW1024214 ecotype Mountain lineage chromosome 7, Tspe_v1, whole genome shotgun sequence includes:
- the LOC122670096 gene encoding 60S ribosomal protein L3-2 translates to MSHRKFEHPRHGSLGFLPRKRASRHRGKVKSFPRDDPIKPCKFTAFLGYKAGMTHIVRDVDKPGSKLHKKETCEAVTVIETPPMIVVGVVGYVKTPRGLRSLNTVWAQHLNEEVKRRFYKNWCKSKKKAFTKYSKKYETEDGKKDIQAQLEKMKKYCSVIRVLAHTQIRKMKGLKQKKAHLMEIQVNGGDAAQKVDFAYSFFEKQIPVDAVFQEDEMIDVIGVTKGKGYEGVVTRWGVTRLPRKTHRGLRKVACIGAWHPARVSFTVARAGQNGYHHRTEMNKKIYKLGKVGEESHTAITEFDRTEKDITPIGGFPHYGIVKDDYVLLKGCCVGPKKRVVTLRQSLVKQTSRLAMEEIKLKFIDTSSKFGHGRFQTTQEKAKFYGRLKA, encoded by the exons atgtCTCATCGCAAGTTTGAGCACCCAAGGCATGGCTCTTTAGGGTTTCTTCCTAGAAAAAGGGCCTCTCGTCATAGAGGAAAAG TGAAGTCTTTTCCGAGGGATGATCCAATAAAGCCTTGCAAATTCACAGCTTTTCTGGGATACAAAGCCGGGATGACGCATATTGTCAGAGATGTTGATAAACCTGGATCAA AGCTCCACAAGAAGGAAACATGTGAAGCTGTAACAGTGATAGAAACACCCCCAATGATTGTCGTCGGAGTTGTTGGTTATGTTAAGACACCTCGAGGTCTTCGTTCTCTGAACACTGTTTGGGCTCAGCATCTTAATGAGGAGGTGAAGAGGCGATTCTATAAAAACTGGTGCAAGTCAAAGAAGAAGGCATTCACCAAGTACTCAAAGAAGTATGAAACTGAAGATGGGAAGAAGGATATCCAGGCTCAGTTggagaaaatgaagaaatattGTTCTGTCATTCGAGTTTTAGCTCATACCCAG ATTAGAAAAATGAAGGGGCTGAAGCAGAAGAAAGCTCACCTTATGGAGATCCAGGTGAATGGTGGGGATGCTGCCCAAAAGGTTGATTTTGCATACAGCTTCTTTGAGAAGCAGATCCCTGTTGATGCTGTATTCCAAGAGGATGAGATGATTGATGTCATTGGAGTGACCAAAGGTAAAGGATATGAGGGTGTTGTGACTCGATGGGGTGTTACCCGCCTCCCTCGCAAGACACATCGAGGCCTGCGCAAAGTGGCTTGTATTGGTGCCTGGCATCCAGCTAGGGTCTCATTCACTGTTGCCAGGGCGGGGCAAAATGGGTACCATCATCGTACAGAGATGAACAAGAAGATTTACAAGCTTGGAAAGGTGGGGGAAGAATCTCACACTGCCATTACTGAGTTTGACAG GACTGAAAAGGACATAACTCCAATAGGAGGCTTCCCCCATTATGGAATTGTGAAAGATGATTACGTGCTGTTAAAGGGTTGCTGTGTTGGCCCAAAGAAGCGTGTTGTGACACTGAGACAGTCACTCGTGAAGCAAACATCTAGGCTTGCCATGGAGGAGATTAAACTGAAGTTCATAGACACTTCGTCCAAGTTTGGCCACGGACGATTCCAGACTACACAGGAGAAGGCAAAATTCTATGGTCGTCTCAAGGCTTAA